AAGGTGCAGGGCTTCCAGTACATCCCCGCCGACCTCGTGAACCTGCATACGGTGAGCCTCGGCTGATGCTACGACAGGCAATAGGAAAGATCGCGCAGACGCTGGTCGTCCTGTTCGTCGTCTCGGTGGCCAGCTTCGGACTTCTGAAGCTGGCGCCGGGCGACCCGATCCAGATCATGCTGGGCTCGGAATTCTCGCAGGAGGCCTATGATTCGCTCACCGCCGAGCTGGGGCTGGATCAGCCCTTTCTCGTGCAATACGGAGACTGGGCCATGCGCTTCGTCACCGGAGACTGGGGCACCTCCTATGTCGCCCGGACCGATATCTTCACCTATGCCTTCAAGGAGGCGCTGCCCGTCACGCTGACGCTCGCCTCCTTCTCCCTCGCCTTCGCGATCCTGATCGGCGTGCCGCTGGGCGTGCTCTCGGCGGTCAAGAAGGACACCGCGTTCGACGCGGGCTCTGCGGTGCTGGCGCTGACCGGCACCGCCTTCCCCTCCTTTCTGCTGGGCATCCTGCTTATCTGGTTCTTTGCGGTGAAGCTCGGGCTCTTTCCGGTAATGGGCTACGTCTCGCCCTGGCAGGATTTCTGGACCGGCATCTATCACATGATCCTGCCCGGCCTGACGCTCTCGACCTATTTCATCGCGATGATCACCCGCCTGACCCGCGCCACGCTGATCGAGGTGATGGAGCAGCCCTATATCGCCGCCGCCCGCGCGCGCGGCGAGCCCGCCTGGCGGGTGATCTGGGTGCATGGGGTGCGCAATATCGCCATGCCGCTGGTCACCATACTCGGGCTGCAACTGGGCGTGCTGCTGCAAGGCACGGTGCTGACCGAAACGGTCTTCAACCTGCCGGGCATCGGGCAGATGCTGACCTCCGCCGTGCTGGGGCGCGAATATATGGTCGTGCAGGCCGGCGTGATGATGACGGCCACACTCTTCATCGGGGTGAACCTGCTGGTGGATCTCTCCTACCCCGTCCTCGATCCGCGTCTGAGAGGCCGCAAATGAGCGTCCAGAGCACCGCAGCCCCCGCCGCCGCCCCCGTCCGCAAGGCGCGCCGCGCGATCTTTCTGCGCCGCCCCTTCTTCACCATCGCGCTGATCGTGGCACTGGGCTACGTGCTGGCGGCGATCTTTGCGCCCCATGTCGCGCCCTACGATCCGGTGGCGCAGGATATCAACGCGATGATGCAACCGCCCTCGCTGGCGCATCTTCTGGGCACCGACAGCTATGGGCAGGACATCCTCTCCCGCGTCATCTACGGCGCCCGCTACGCGCTGATCATCGGCATCTTCTCGGTGATGATCGGCGCCGCGGGCGGGCTGGTGATCGGGCTCGCCGCCGGGCTCTCGGGCGGCTGGCTGGAATGGGTGCTGATGCGGCTCATCGATTCGATCCTCGCGCTGCCCTCGCTGATCCTCGCCGTGGCCTTCATCGCGATCCTCGGACAAGGGGTCGACAAGGTGGTCATCGCGGTCGGGCTCTCGATGATCGGCCCGTTCTCGCGCACGGTGCGTGCCGACGTGATGCAGGTGCGCGTGCAGCTCTTCGTCGAGGCCGCGACGCTGATGTCGATCCCCTATCTCAGGGTGATCTGGCGCCACATCCTGCCCAACGTGATCTTTCCGCTGGCGGTGCAGGTCACCATCCGGATCTCCGAGGCGATCCTCGTCTCCTCCTCGCTCTCCTTCCTCGGCATCGGCGTCACGCCACCC
The window above is part of the Salipiger abyssi genome. Proteins encoded here:
- a CDS encoding ABC transporter permease, with translation MLRQAIGKIAQTLVVLFVVSVASFGLLKLAPGDPIQIMLGSEFSQEAYDSLTAELGLDQPFLVQYGDWAMRFVTGDWGTSYVARTDIFTYAFKEALPVTLTLASFSLAFAILIGVPLGVLSAVKKDTAFDAGSAVLALTGTAFPSFLLGILLIWFFAVKLGLFPVMGYVSPWQDFWTGIYHMILPGLTLSTYFIAMITRLTRATLIEVMEQPYIAAARARGEPAWRVIWVHGVRNIAMPLVTILGLQLGVLLQGTVLTETVFNLPGIGQMLTSAVLGREYMVVQAGVMMTATLFIGVNLLVDLSYPVLDPRLRGRK
- a CDS encoding ABC transporter permease: MSVQSTAAPAAAPVRKARRAIFLRRPFFTIALIVALGYVLAAIFAPHVAPYDPVAQDINAMMQPPSLAHLLGTDSYGQDILSRVIYGARYALIIGIFSVMIGAAGGLVIGLAAGLSGGWLEWVLMRLIDSILALPSLILAVAFIAILGQGVDKVVIAVGLSMIGPFSRTVRADVMQVRVQLFVEAATLMSIPYLRVIWRHILPNVIFPLAVQVTIRISEAILVSSSLSFLGIGVTPPTPDWGLMIAEGRAFVSFAAWMSAMPGFALALLLIALSIVGDGIREEFDPKLRRGA